DNA sequence from the Vicugna pacos chromosome 35, VicPac4, whole genome shotgun sequence genome:
tattcacaagaaattacatatttctaaaagtaaatgaccttaatgaataagatctgattcatctaaataagtgtattatgaaatgcatgttcataacaccaacataataatgactttgccatataaatggaatcaaatgtgatacaagtaactgtgattttattcccatacttatttgattcatattattattttaaagtatgcagaaatgagtcagaaggaaagcattttaaaaaccattcacaataataagaaagatataacattctttaaatcaattctataaaatttggactcataaatgatgaacaaaacagaggacagtcacaggaaagtgctttttggtgcatctgcctttaaaaaaatacacaagcctaccttgaacatgtaagaagttagagttactggacagagagcctaagggaagaagatgaaagaagggggctatcagagacactttaaaataaagcattaagagccagtgacaaatgaaaattaatcataattgaattaaaaataaatccttgaaattttagagtaattcaatttacaaaatcattgtattacacttcccaaccaggcacttttgtaaatggtaaaatatacctatggttacaatttagtgtggaatccataaaggagagactataatcagagtatagttatctaaaaagagcatgttgttttcctggatagaagaaatccaaggaaactgtaaaaacttgaaaattaatgccaaggatctaaatcagattttcaataggctaattcacttgtcagaagcagcttcctaggtttgactattttctgagcttacagattttacttacatatcacaaaacaaatataaatagaaactaaaatattttaaaaataatgaaaaaattggtttgtgcttaggAATTAAGAGGTTGTcctgttttgccaaactgatgtaaaagcaaaaacaaactatttcttaaattttcttgtttttatccaaattaaaacagtatcaggtaatggaacacatctgtgattaccctgagatacatgttgaccaagaagatatgtttactgtcttagttacctcagcccatttgtggaacccagaagtccaaatttttctgcatcccagctggcaaaaatggcagttcttctcagtctccagcttgtactcattgttaacatacatggttaggtacatctgcctaaaaacaaaggaaaattcactgaagtcactttctgtcatcacttgccatggaaacattatttacctctactaatcagttttccaaaattctggacaacttcttataaatccagcagttccactggttaggtcaatacctccaaatacccagaagtcctgatgatctcccagaataacacatctgtctggaacggaaggcattcaaaagaatgacaacttagaatgtattataaagagcagtaatttatgtttttaaactaaacttcctcctgcttgagtttcctccatagaaaaccatcaaggtagtgtctccttttagaatttacctttttttcccccacatttaattatatcacatcaaccaggaaaaaaaatattaagagttgattaagatttaccttctcttactcctgtaatctttgtaaaaacaaaatgttttaagacatttttaaaaattcaccaactcaccaagtttcatagatcctcaggtagttctgattacatcgtaaatgcttgtgactttcttgaagttatgaacatgcattttaaccttcctagaatttcacaaagggaacaaattacttcacatagagcattatgtctaacaggttccttccaatgttttattataagtctcagaagtacagaaaactgtttaataggatgataaattcccatatgcccaccacctaaattcaatcattgttaatactgttgaactatttgcaagcgagttgcgcaaatcatgacagttgtctcctatgtatttaagaatgcaccttacggtgaaatcaaataaaaaaatcagtattttatatttttcctccctcatagctctattgttggtatttatttaaactccaaaattattactcaacatgaaaaagaatcttgttcttagcaatttttaaaaaaaaaaatgtgtatttgtccatttagagctcaaatcaattaagggatataagccccaggtgctttttttgatattttgaccagggaaaatttctgtttctgacttttctcttaaactgttactgaagctacatgttctgttttccttgtgtctgtatgtatctgtttataaatcacatttttcattgtgtacctctagagggtattaatacatgagataataaatgttaaaagaactctgttctaattgagttaaataaacacttttttaaaattcttataaaataaaactgaacttctaataccttaagagttctgaagttttaaaacaagcttcttacagaacttataaaatacttgcagaatccaaattcacattgctaaggcaaatcattaatcaacaaggctcatccaaccattttagtttaataaaaaacagctatctcctctctgattcatcagtgtgaagtttccctttccctctacatttcaagccagtcaaactaaagttctgatcatgccatgctgtttcccagccctgcacaagctgtcctctgcagctggcgtttactgcctgtcttgattccatggaaatcttactgtttgtgtaacattaagctcaatgagcacatgttctgtggtcatgcctccttaataccagggctgtccggggttagtaacagtaaggactatgatggtaagcgcacggggccatgtagcagttacgcgttcacgactgtgaccacctaacccacccgcacagaagtgaccggtgaacttcgctcctttcccccttctctcctactccttcccttaagttaacctagtattttgcatgtacagtgttttgacagttatctgaaacactgttttaaaccgtcagttgaaaagggaagacaaaatgttacacctggcccagaggaggagaggggtggggagtggctcagaggaagccgaacaggacgcgcggcctcggatcacaacacagccccgttccttcccgagtttcgcagccgggaaagcagaggcgtggggcccggaccgcttcggggccttcgtgggaggccgagggagggacggagacccgcgcagggttggggaggggcccgcagggactcaccgtctgtgcagcggctcctgacccacagctgggcgggcggcggtggcggttgaggcggcggtgccggctgagggggccgaggcggcggcggctgcggtgccggctgagggggccgaagctgcggcggctgcggtgccggctgagggggctgggcgggcggcggtggcggttgaggcggcggtggcggctgagggggctgaagcggcggcggctgcggtgccggctgagggggctgggcgggcggcggtggcgatTGAGGAGGCGGTGGCGGCTGAGGGGTcccaggcggcggcggctgcggtgccgggtgagggggctgggcggtcggcggtggcggttgaggctgcggtgccggctgaaggggccgaggcggcggcggctgcggtgccggctgaaggggctgaggtggcagcggcggcggtaccggctgaggcggctgttccggctgagggggccgaagcGGCGGCGGATgtggtgccggctgagggggctggggggtcggcggctgcggtgccggctggggggctgggcgggcggcggtggcggttgagtcGGCGGtggcggctgaggcggctgttccggctgaaggggccgaggcggcggcggctgcggtgccggctgaaggggccgaggcggcggcggctgcggtgccggctgaaggggccgaggcggcggcggctgcggtgccggctgaaggggccgaggcggcggcggctgcggtgccggctgaaggggccgaggcggcggcggctgcggtgccggctgaaggggccgaggcggcggcggctgcggtgccggctgagggggctgggcgggcggcggtggcggctgaGGGGGCcaaagcggcggcggctgcggtgccggctgatggggctgaggcggcagcggcggcggtaccggctgaggcggctgttccggctgagggggccgaggcggcggcggctgcggtgccggctgaagggactgggcgggcggcggtggcggttgaggcggcggtggcggctgaaggggccgaggcggcggcggcggcggtgccggctgaaggggccgaagcggcggcggcggcggtggcggctgagggggctgaggcggcggcggcggcggtgccggctgaaggggccgaagcggcggcggcggcggtggcggctgagggggccgaagcggcggcggctgcggtgccggctgagggggctgggcgggcgccGGTGGCGGTTGAGTCGGCGGTggcggctgagggggccgaggcggcggcggcggctgcggtgccggctgaaggggccgaggcggcggcggctgcggtgccggctgaaggggccgaggcggcggcggctgcggtgccggctgagggggctgggcgggcggcggtggcggttgaggcggcggtggcggcggtgccggctgagggggctgaagcggcggcggctgcggtgccggctgagggggccgagacGGCGGCGGCTttaccggctgagggggctgaggcggcggcggcggcggctgctggaaggacttgagggcCTCGAAGGCCTTCGCCAGcttttccagggtcgccatggcTGCCTCCTGCCACGTGGGGACAGCCCCCGGAGTCGCCGGGCCGACCGGGTGctccggtcagcagcggtggcagtgaacggaGCTCGGGGCCGCCAGCCggtgcggaccccaagcgcgcaGCCATCTTGGAGCCGTCCCGACtgtccccgcggccctgcgtcttgccacgctccgccggtggggcggggccgggccgcgggattgacagcCGGAGGCAGCGGactccgccaatggctgcctcgctcgccccttgggctcgaagagccgccacggctgctggagtcactgccgttcttcccggcgaggagcggggggtactgcacggggatcgggagggcggttcgggggcggggttgcaaggcacggcgaggagggtggggagggcgggtgacttgtgactgagggtctctctcggcgaggggcgtccccggatgacgcatagcatgtggcagggaggccgggcagtgggctgggagcccaaGACCCCCgcggggcgcttgcccaccccgcggcgcgggcggagggccggctcgccggacagcctgctataatatgttgactgttacatatttggccttacccttcttagtagcctcaaatcactccttgttcactttcaggatcattaccatagatatacttctgacaatcctcgtacttaactatgttccctcatgctacaggggcatgcacatgctattctcactcttagaaataatcttttacacatcaatcccctactcccctcaagggatttgcctatctaattccaatcactctcattgctcagctaatttgtgaattcacaaagcccattacattaacataattccttaacaccatgtaattctcctttatcacaattattaaagtatactttataataacataaaaactcttccatgcatgaaggttgatatacaacaattaagttcactgtatgaagttgtaagtacatatactgtatattatgaaaaatgttaaggaattacatactatagttaaattcattcatattttttcatagaaatatggaaatatttattccaagttggatcatcactatatgtgtgtgtgtgtatatatgtatatatctttcatccttcattcacattatgagttctgataaaatattgccaacaattaacttttataccaaggaaggaaagaggaaggaaggaaagaaggaaatggaggggttttagaactcttgagattgagacatagtagataaaaactcagatctgtacatttgtatatgataattattttcctgaaattatataaaaacgcataaagaaaactgaaagctaaatataaaattatttacaacccaaatttgacgttaatttatatcttcaattcatatgcatttttttaaatttaatactacactgttccattgctataatcaaattcataaacagaaaactatatatgatatataatcgtatcaccatttataacatctctgaaagcatttttgaagtagaatattttatatttaaagtttttatcattagaaaggctttgaatattttaacactattagatttaatttacttcatcgtattattttttccaatacatgtgaaataatatcttatatggttttgattcattctttaagtagtttgttaatattgtgtaataagtgaattcatggaatattgttatagagttagacatttttatttgaagatgtcatcttttgtagtataataataaggccattattgtaggaatgtgaaggagttagacattgcttttagtaaaatcatcactctaacgggcatattggcaatagcagcatgtggttaagatcatgtcaattttttgtaaatctttaacaaattctgaaatcactctggttgcttgcaaatttataaaacacaattacttagtggaagaacaaggctgtagtcagtgcatgacaaaggaatgctgcttaataaataagtgagaagaattaagtttaattcaaggaaagcagcattcttaaaatattttgaattgattcgagaaacagagattttatgattatttagcagaaTTTATATAgacatctatgtgtgtgtgtgtgtatccttcatctctgtatcaattcaaataagattttgccaaaaaaataaattttagagccaaaaataccaatcaaaaagaaagaaaagaagagggaaggaaagcaggaaggcaacttaacatcaaaaaatgtcatcattatttagagtaaagatctatatcaactaaatatttgtattgtgacctccacattccactaaaacttatgccatttacctacaaatataagcttttatttgcttctacaataaataatacataaatttaatgaaacggaaatagcattagaaattcagtcatccagtgcagtagctaaagcatgggtatgacctgactctaagcaatcagagaacaaccaagaaaatgtgccaaactgttggatatccagatttgttcccagggcaggcaaataggcatatcaagataagtaaaagaatataccatgtttaaagcttaattataatgcaaaatagatatatatctatatctatttcaaaatgttaaatttaaaagtggaccagaaaaaaaaataaacaaagttacttctatagagaaaacaaaaaatagccttgtcttcttctattaaagactgactagccacaaaatattatggaaatagctataaagctttgagaaaaaatattataattctataattgtgttaccactaatgttgttatgtttgtagttaagccaaagtaataccaagacattcaaagaatcagaaggaatggtaactatatatttatcctaaaaaataaatataaatactaagaaaaggatacattttttaaaattt
Encoded proteins:
- the LOC140691457 gene encoding uncharacterized protein isoform X1 — translated: MAARLGSAPAGGPELRSLPPLLTGAPGRPGDSGGCPHVAGGSHGDPGKAGEGLRGPQVLPAAAAAAASAPSAGKAAAVSAPSAGTAAAAASAPSAGTAATAASTATAARPAPSAGTAAAAASAPSAGTAAAAASAPSAGTAAAAAASAPSAATADSTATGARPAPSAGTAAAAASAPSAATAAAAASAPSAGTAAAAASAPSAATAAAAASAPSAGTAAAAASAPSAATAASTATAARPVPSAGTAAAAASAPSAGTAASAGTAAAAASAPSAGTAAAAALAPSAATAARPAPSAGTAAAAASAPSAGTAAAAASAPSAGTAAAAASAPSAGTAAAAASAPSAGTAAAAASAPSAGTAAAAASAPSAGTAASAATADSTATAARPAPQPAPQPPTPQPPQPAPHPPPLRPPQPEQPPQPVPPPLPPQPLQPAPQPPPPRPLQPAPQPQPPPPTAQPPHPAPQPPPPGTPQPPPPPQSPPPPAQPPQPAPQPPPLQPPQPPPPPQPPPPPAQPPQPAPQPPQLRPPQPAPQPPPPRPPQPAPPPQPPPPPAQLWVRSRCTDGRLKCMFITSRKSQAFTM
- the LOC140691457 gene encoding uncharacterized protein isoform X2 — protein: MATLEKLAKAFEALKSFQQPPPPPPQPPQPVKPPPSRPPQPAPQPPPLQPPQPAPPPPPPQPPPPPAQPPQPAPQPPPPRPLQPAPQPPPPRPLQPAPQPPPPPRPPQPPPPTQPPPAPAQPPQPAPQPPPLRPPQPPPPPPPLRPLQPAPPPPPPQPPQPPPPPPPLRPLQPAPPPPPPRPLQPPPPPQPPPPPAQSLQPAPQPPPPRPPQPEQPPQPVPPPLPPQPHQPAPQPPPLWPPQPPPPPAQPPQPAPQPPPPRPLQPAPQPPPPRPLQPAPQPPPPRPLQPAPQPPPPRPLQPAPQPPPPRPLQPAPQPPPPRPLQPEQPPQPPPPTQPPPPPAQPPSRHRSRRPPSPLSRHHIRRRFGPLSRNSRLSRYRRRCHLSPFSRHRSRRRLGPFSRHRSLNRHRRPPSPLTRHRSRRRLGPLSRHRLLNRHRRPPSPLSRHRSRRRFSPLSRHRRLNRHRRPPSPLSRHRSRRSFGPLSRHRSRRRLGPLSRHRRLNRHRRPPSCGSGAAAQTEG